Sequence from the Sphingobacteriaceae bacterium genome:
ATTTTTTATGTCTTCGGTATCTTTCTAATTTGGACCGGCGCCCGGATGGCCCTGGCCAAGTCCGAAGGGGTGGACCTGGCCGGCAATCCGGTGCTGCGCTGGGTGAGGCGCTTCATCCCCATCACGGAGAAGTACCACGGCGAGCGGTTCTTGCTGCGGATAGACGGCCGGCTGTGGGCCACGCCCCTGATGCTGGTTTTGATCCTGGTGGAAACGACGGACTTGATGTTTGCCCTGGATTCAATCCCGGCCATTTTCGGCATCACCCGGGAGCCGTTCATCGTATATACATCCAACGTGTTCGCCATCTTGGGCCTGCGGTCGCTGTACTTCCTGCTGGGCGACATCGTCAGCTATTTCAGATATCTGAAGTACGGGCTGTCACTGATCCTGGTCTTCATCGGCGTCAAGATGATCCTGGCCAACTGGGTGGAGATTTCCACCTTCGGCTCGCTGGCGGTAGTGGGTTCGATCATCGTGGTCTCCATCGCGGCCTCGCTGCTGGCGGGGCCGTTGCCGCCGGGGGAAGAGGCGGCGGCAGAGGCTGGGGATGGTGGTGAAGATGGCGGTGATGGCGGCGACGCTGGCGCCGCCGGCCCGCAAGATGG
This genomic interval carries:
- a CDS encoding TerC family protein; translated protein: MTVSPLIWVVFTVIILGILLLDLGVFHRQAHVVSTREAAMWTALWVSVALLFNGLVYWRMGSEAAAEFLAGYLVEYSLSVDNIFVFIMLFDMFAVPPAYRHRVLFWGILGALVMRLALILVGASLIARFQWIFYVFGIFLIWTGARMALAKSEGVDLAGNPVLRWVRRFIPITEKYHGERFLLRIDGRLWATPLMLVLILVETTDLMFALDSIPAIFGITREPFIVYTSNVFAILGLRSLYFLLGDIVSYFRYLKYGLSLILVFIGVKMILANWVEISTFGSLAVVGSIIVVSIAASLLAGPLPPGEEAAAEAGDGGEDGGDGGDAGAAGPQDG